A window of Argopecten irradians isolate NY chromosome 1, Ai_NY, whole genome shotgun sequence contains these coding sequences:
- the LOC138327173 gene encoding organic cation transporter protein-like isoform X2: protein MTIVHHGPFVSLNMGVYAVMTVIFLNAPDHRCKIPGLENDSYDIQNYYHQHLIDSYIPPSGDESYEYDQCHIYSIDEEVLFDNLSRPTNVSLIECNEWVYSDAVFKETFSSKLNIVCGKKHLTSLVKSLFFVGKLVGAIVFGNMSDAFGRKTTLCFSLAMMFGFSFGMTWSYSSFTLYAVIMTVIGAATQGIYPVGVVLGVELVGPSKRKYAGIIIAFFFSIGLMVLAGVSYLVRHWYYISIICSTPAAFFLLYWWLIPESLRWLLSKGKYEKANAIIQKAAKVNKVKIEKNVFEEEEKVQQEPTGTMWQLFSSRVLLLRTLVILFNWGIVAMIYYGLSLNAGNLGGNFYLNMFLSGLVEIPANTIALFLLGRIGRKKTYFVSMMLGGCACASTIVPIWYGEKENQIIIIVLAMIGKFGMTAAFNTIYFFTTELFPTVVRNAGLGASACASRAGGIAAPYIADSAALIGGMVGKVFPLGVFGTLAIIAGITSLHLPETLNRALPETIEDGIQFGKKPCDTETPRELELVG, encoded by the exons ATGACTATAGTTCATCATGGCCCTTTCG TCTCCTTGAATATGGGTGTGTATGCTGTGATGACGGTGATATTTCTCAACGCACCTGACCACAG GTGTAAAATTCCAGGCCTTGAGAATGACTCGTATGACATACAAAATTACTACCACCAACACCTCATAGACAGCTACATACCTCCGTCAGGCGATGAATCTTATGAATATGACCAATGTCACATATACTCGATTGATGAAGAAGTCCTGTTCGATAATTTAAGTAGACCAACCAATGTTTCACTCATTGAATGTAATGAGTGGGTGTACAGCGATGCGGTATTCAAAGAAACATTTTCGTCCAAG CTCAACATCGTGTGTGGAAAGAAGCATCTAACATCCCTTGTGAAATCTCTCTTTTTTGTTGGGAAACTTGTCGGTGCAATAGTTTTTGGCAATATGTCTGATGC CTTTGGCCGTAAAACCACTCTGTGTTTTTCTCTGGCGATGATGTTTGGATTCAGTTTCGGTATGACTTGGTCTTACTCCTCCTTCACCCTGTACGCTGTCATCATGACTGTAATTGGCGCGGCTACCCAAGGGATCTACCCTGTCGGCGTCGTTCTCG GTGTGGAGCTCGTTGGGCCATCAAAGCGGAAATATGCCGGAATCATAATCGCGTTTTTCTTTTCCATTGGTCTGATGGTCCTTGCCGGTGTTAGTTACCTAGTTAGACATTGGTACTACATAAGTATTATATGTTCAACTCCGGCGGCCTTCTTCCTTCTCTACTGGTG GTTAATTCCCGAATCACTACGATGGTTGTTAAGTAAAGGTAAGTATGAGAAGGCAAATGCAATTATCCAGAAGGCAGCAAAGGTCAACAAAGTGAAGATAGAAAAGAATGTATTCGAGGAGGAAGAGAAAGTGCAACAGGAACCTACAGGCACAATGTGGCAGTTGTTCTCTTCTCGAGTTCTTCTTCTACGTACTCTTGTAATATTATTCAACTG GGGTATAGTGGCTATGATTTACTATGGCCTATCTCTAAATGCTGGCAATCTCGGTGGGAACTTTTATTTGAACATGTTTTTATCAGGGCTAGTTGAAATTCCGGCAAATACCATAGCTCTATTTTTGCTTGGTCGAATCGGACGAAAGAAAACGTACTTTGTCAGTATGATGTTAGGAGGTTGTGCCTGTGCATCAACGATCGTTCCTATTTGGTATGGAGAGAAGG AAAACCAAATCATTATAATTGTACTTGCTATGATTGGTAAGTTTGGTATGACTGCTGCATTCAACACCATATACTTCTTCACTACGGAACTCTTTCCCACGGTTGTAAGAAATGCCGGTTTGGGGGCCAGTGCTTGCGCTTCTAGGGCAGGTGGCATTGCAGCCCCGTACATAGCCGATTCA GCGGCATTAATTGGTGGTATGGTCGGTAAAGTGTTCCCATTGGGAGTATTTGGAACACTTGCTATCATAGCCGGAATTACGTCCTTACACCTGCCAGAAACACTAAACAGAGCATTACCAGAAACAATAGAAGATGGCATACAGTTTGGAAA GAAACCTTGTGACACCGAGACGCCGCGTGAGCTAGAACTGGTTGGATAA
- the LOC138327173 gene encoding organic cation transporter protein-like isoform X1: protein MKLDNILVVIGEFGLYQKCVYFLICLVSLNMGVYAVMTVIFLNAPDHRCKIPGLENDSYDIQNYYHQHLIDSYIPPSGDESYEYDQCHIYSIDEEVLFDNLSRPTNVSLIECNEWVYSDAVFKETFSSKLNIVCGKKHLTSLVKSLFFVGKLVGAIVFGNMSDAFGRKTTLCFSLAMMFGFSFGMTWSYSSFTLYAVIMTVIGAATQGIYPVGVVLGVELVGPSKRKYAGIIIAFFFSIGLMVLAGVSYLVRHWYYISIICSTPAAFFLLYWWLIPESLRWLLSKGKYEKANAIIQKAAKVNKVKIEKNVFEEEEKVQQEPTGTMWQLFSSRVLLLRTLVILFNWGIVAMIYYGLSLNAGNLGGNFYLNMFLSGLVEIPANTIALFLLGRIGRKKTYFVSMMLGGCACASTIVPIWYGEKENQIIIIVLAMIGKFGMTAAFNTIYFFTTELFPTVVRNAGLGASACASRAGGIAAPYIADSAALIGGMVGKVFPLGVFGTLAIIAGITSLHLPETLNRALPETIEDGIQFGKKPCDTETPRELELVG from the exons ATGAAACTTGATAATATTTTGGTTGTCATTGGAGAGTTTGGATTATACCAAAAATGCGTGTACTTTTTAATATGTTTAGTCTCCTTGAATATGGGTGTGTATGCTGTGATGACGGTGATATTTCTCAACGCACCTGACCACAG GTGTAAAATTCCAGGCCTTGAGAATGACTCGTATGACATACAAAATTACTACCACCAACACCTCATAGACAGCTACATACCTCCGTCAGGCGATGAATCTTATGAATATGACCAATGTCACATATACTCGATTGATGAAGAAGTCCTGTTCGATAATTTAAGTAGACCAACCAATGTTTCACTCATTGAATGTAATGAGTGGGTGTACAGCGATGCGGTATTCAAAGAAACATTTTCGTCCAAG CTCAACATCGTGTGTGGAAAGAAGCATCTAACATCCCTTGTGAAATCTCTCTTTTTTGTTGGGAAACTTGTCGGTGCAATAGTTTTTGGCAATATGTCTGATGC CTTTGGCCGTAAAACCACTCTGTGTTTTTCTCTGGCGATGATGTTTGGATTCAGTTTCGGTATGACTTGGTCTTACTCCTCCTTCACCCTGTACGCTGTCATCATGACTGTAATTGGCGCGGCTACCCAAGGGATCTACCCTGTCGGCGTCGTTCTCG GTGTGGAGCTCGTTGGGCCATCAAAGCGGAAATATGCCGGAATCATAATCGCGTTTTTCTTTTCCATTGGTCTGATGGTCCTTGCCGGTGTTAGTTACCTAGTTAGACATTGGTACTACATAAGTATTATATGTTCAACTCCGGCGGCCTTCTTCCTTCTCTACTGGTG GTTAATTCCCGAATCACTACGATGGTTGTTAAGTAAAGGTAAGTATGAGAAGGCAAATGCAATTATCCAGAAGGCAGCAAAGGTCAACAAAGTGAAGATAGAAAAGAATGTATTCGAGGAGGAAGAGAAAGTGCAACAGGAACCTACAGGCACAATGTGGCAGTTGTTCTCTTCTCGAGTTCTTCTTCTACGTACTCTTGTAATATTATTCAACTG GGGTATAGTGGCTATGATTTACTATGGCCTATCTCTAAATGCTGGCAATCTCGGTGGGAACTTTTATTTGAACATGTTTTTATCAGGGCTAGTTGAAATTCCGGCAAATACCATAGCTCTATTTTTGCTTGGTCGAATCGGACGAAAGAAAACGTACTTTGTCAGTATGATGTTAGGAGGTTGTGCCTGTGCATCAACGATCGTTCCTATTTGGTATGGAGAGAAGG AAAACCAAATCATTATAATTGTACTTGCTATGATTGGTAAGTTTGGTATGACTGCTGCATTCAACACCATATACTTCTTCACTACGGAACTCTTTCCCACGGTTGTAAGAAATGCCGGTTTGGGGGCCAGTGCTTGCGCTTCTAGGGCAGGTGGCATTGCAGCCCCGTACATAGCCGATTCA GCGGCATTAATTGGTGGTATGGTCGGTAAAGTGTTCCCATTGGGAGTATTTGGAACACTTGCTATCATAGCCGGAATTACGTCCTTACACCTGCCAGAAACACTAAACAGAGCATTACCAGAAACAATAGAAGATGGCATACAGTTTGGAAA GAAACCTTGTGACACCGAGACGCCGCGTGAGCTAGAACTGGTTGGATAA